The proteins below come from a single Aphanothece sacrum FPU1 genomic window:
- a CDS encoding AAA-like domain-containing protein: MPRSLRVQQTQLARVKLALQRNGFPSQRALAEEVGLALATVSNFLTGKPVDYTNFEELSRQLGLEWKEIANLDFESQTPTKPQSLANFDIELDHSSPYPSGAVPLGSPFYLERQPVEGQIKQEISKPGTLLRIKAPREMGKTSLLLRMLEFAKTQNYPTVHLNLDQVDQAILNDLNRFLRWFCANIARQLHLKPCLDEYWDEDLGSKISCTSYFEDYLLKTVQNPLVLALDEAQQIFEHSALAKDFLPLLRSWYEEGKTSLLWQKLRLVIVHSTEIYVPLQLNQSPFNVGLPIQLSHFSQEEVKKLAQYYGLDWEKGEHCQKLMDMVDGHPLLVQIALYHLSRGEITLEHLLETAATNVGIYTHHLHRHWLNLKESPELLMALHSVLPGIEQVSLEPMLAHKLTSLGLIKQLESNFVASCDLYRRFFLNHQNYSIYLMAQNLIKLSGS; this comes from the coding sequence ATGCCTCGATCGCTGAGAGTTCAACAAACCCAACTAGCCCGTGTCAAACTAGCCCTCCAACGAAACGGCTTCCCCAGCCAACGCGCCCTGGCCGAAGAAGTTGGATTAGCTCTCGCTACCGTCAGTAACTTCCTCACGGGCAAACCTGTTGACTACACAAATTTTGAAGAACTCAGTCGGCAACTGGGCCTCGAATGGAAGGAAATCGCCAACCTCGACTTTGAAAGCCAAACCCCCACAAAACCCCAAAGCCTCGCAAATTTTGACATAGAACTCGACCATTCATCACCCTACCCTAGTGGCGCAGTCCCCCTCGGTTCCCCCTTTTATCTTGAACGCCAACCCGTCGAAGGGCAGATCAAACAAGAAATAAGCAAACCAGGAACATTACTCCGCATCAAAGCACCGAGGGAAATGGGCAAAACCTCACTATTACTGAGAATGTTAGAATTTGCCAAAACCCAGAACTACCCGACCGTCCACCTCAACCTTGACCAAGTTGATCAAGCCATCTTGAACGACCTCAATCGGTTTTTACGCTGGTTCTGTGCCAACATTGCTCGACAACTGCACCTTAAACCCTGCTTAGACGAATATTGGGATGAAGACTTAGGCAGTAAAATAAGCTGTACCTCCTATTTTGAAGACTATTTACTAAAAACCGTCCAAAATCCCCTCGTTTTAGCCCTAGACGAAGCTCAACAAATTTTTGAACATTCCGCCCTAGCTAAAGACTTTTTACCCCTACTGCGCTCCTGGTACGAAGAGGGCAAAACCTCACTCCTCTGGCAAAAACTCCGTCTGGTTATCGTTCACTCCACAGAAATCTACGTCCCGCTCCAACTTAACCAATCCCCCTTTAACGTCGGATTACCGATTCAGTTAAGTCACTTTTCTCAAGAAGAAGTTAAAAAATTGGCTCAATACTACGGACTGGACTGGGAAAAGGGAGAACATTGTCAAAAACTGATGGATATGGTGGATGGCCATCCCTTATTAGTACAAATTGCTCTCTATCACCTGAGTCGTGGAGAAATAACCCTAGAGCATCTGTTAGAAACGGCGGCTACAAATGTTGGCATTTATACTCATCATTTACACCGACATTGGTTAAACTTGAAGGAAAGCCCCGAATTATTAATGGCTCTCCACTCAGTTCTGCCGGGTATTGAGCAAGTTTCCTTAGAACCGATGTTGGCACATAAACTAACCAGTCTAGGATTAATTAAACAGTTAGAATCAAATTTTGTTGCCAGTTGTGACTTATATCGTCGGTTTTTCCTAAATCATCAAAATTATTCAATATACCTAATGGCCCAGAATCTAATAAAATTAAGCGGTTCATGA